The Sporosarcina sp. 6E9 genome segment AAATACTGCAAACTTTGCACTGCTTTCATTCATAGCTCTGGCACGATCTATGATGTTTTTCCTAAACTTTAGTTCGAATGATAATTCGGCTAGCGATTGGTAGGCGTAAGCAGTTGGATTTTCAGTTAATCGGCTGAGGATTATTCGTTCAACACTATCCGTTGGTTGCAGGTCGCTTTGTCGAAAGGGTTCACCAGCTATTCGGATCATACTACACCTCTTTTCAGGTTTCGTGTTAATCCATCATATTCGAGTGAGGTTGGGATGTGTGTTTATTAAATTGTTGCCAGTTAAGAATAAAACCTTCTAATTTGTACACATTAAACTGTAGGAGGTGACGCCGTATGAATAATAAAAACAACAAAAAGACAATGAATGAAAGAACTCATAATAGTTTCGAGGTTTACAAAAATAATTTAAACAGCAACAGCAATAACCAAAAAAATGAGTCTAATGAGGAGTTTTCTGCGGATTTTGATTCTGAATCAAGGGATAAAAATAGGAAACAGCGATCTGGTGAAGATAAAAAATAGTTGGCATTTGAAAGGTGAGAACCATAATATGGGTTCTCGCCTTTTGTTTTACAAGAATCTAGTGTATTATCAGAATAGTATTAACTACTGTTCTAAAAAGTATTATCACCGACTATGATAATCTTGCACGACTCTATTGATATGTATTTGGGGGGGATTAGATGTTTAAAAATGAATCGGGTCAAATTCGTGCTGGTTGGCTAGTTTTGCTAGCTTTTACAGCTTTAATAATTGTTCAACAGTTATTTGCACTTCCGGGTGCTATCCTATTAATCTTCACAGAAGCACCTTCACTTATTAATGGAGAAACGGGTACCCCGGACATAATGGCTGCTTTAGATACGCACCCTTGGATTTTCTTATTGGTGCAAGGCGGTGGATCAGTAGGCGCAATACTCATCACATACTTGTTATGGCGTTTTATTAACAAGGGAACTATAAAACAATTAGGTTTTAGAGGTTCTGTAAAAGATTTATGGTTCGGACTTTTTCTTGGGGCGATTTCAATAACCGTGATTTTCATTGTGTTGTTGGCGACCGGGAATGTGACGCTTATGAATCCATTGTCGAGTCCTCAATTCTCGGTGTACACGATTAGTTTTCTCATTTTGTTCATTCTTGTTGGTTTTTCGGAGGAGATGTTCTTTAGGGGTTATGTCATGTCCACACTGGCGAGCAGGGGGAATAAAAAGTGGGTAATCTATGTAGCATCTGCTTTGATTTTCAGCATTGCGCATGGATTGAATCCCAATGTGAGTATGCTAGGATTGACCAATATCGCGGTCGTCGGTGTTTTATTCGCGTATATGTTTTATGCGACAAATAGTCTTTGGTTGCCGATTGGTTATCATATTACTTGGAACTATTTTCAAGGAAATGTTTTTGGATTCGCGGTGAGCGGGACGGCGCCGAATGGTATTTATAGCGTAGAAACAATTGCAGGACGTGATTGGTTGACGGGCGGCGCGTTTGGTTTAGAAGGCGGATTAATGGCGACGTTGCTAATTTTGGTAGGGTTTGTTGCTACTAGGGGTTATTGTAGGTGGCGGGGTTATGAACATGAGGAAAATACCTTAAACTAATTCAAAAGGGCTTCTTGGAAAACCAGCTTTTACTGGTTACCAAAGAAGCCCATTTTCTATGCTATTTGTAACCTAATTCTTATAGTAATTGACAAAATCACTTGGGAGTGCATTAGTATATCTCTTGAAAACTTTGATGAAATATCTATAATCACTAAATCCAACATCAAGGGCCACCGTCGAAATCTTTTCTTGTCCTATACTAATAATTTCAATAGCTCTTTGAATACGATACCGATTTAATAATTCGTTAAAAGTATAGGTTGTACTTTCCTTTATCTTATTGTTTATGTATGTCGCACTCATTTCAAGCTCATTTATTAAATCATCCATACTGATTTTCTGTGAATAGTTATCTTGGATATAATCAATAATTTGCTTTATATGGGATTGTTTATTATTTATTTCATTTAAGAGACTTAAGTTCAAAACACTAAAGTTATCCATTGCTTCGCTGTTTTCTTGCAGGATCTGATATTGCTTTTTTAATAGGACGGTTTCTTTCGCTCTTTCAACCGCTTCAATTAACTCTTTATGATGGACTGGCTTCAATAAATAATCAGTTACACTGAATTCAATGCCCTTTTTGGCATAGGTAAAGTCTTCATAACCTGAGAGAATAATTGTACTAAATGAATACTTCCAATCGTTCTCCTCAAGTAGTTCAATACCTGTTTTTAATGGCATATTTATATCAAGCAACACGATATCAGGTTTTAACTGCTCGATTTTCTCTAGTCCTTCCACGCCATTTGAGGCTTCACCTGCAACGACACAGTCGTAGCTTAGCCAATCAATCATATATTTCAAACCTTCACGTATCATATCTTCATCTTCAATAATCAAGACTTTATACATCGTTATCGGCTCCTTTGCTATATGGTATTTTGACGTTTACTTTTGTAAAAGCATTGTCGATGCTTTCAATTGTTAAGCCATATTCTTCACCGTATTGCAAAATCACTCTTCGATGACTATTTTCAAGCCCAATCCCACTATCTCCGGTTCTTTGTACTTTATCATAAAGTTTAACTCTAATTTCAGTAAGCTTTTCCTGGTCGATTCCTCCGCCATTGTCCTCAACTGTAAACGATACATAATCTCCAATAACTACTCCACGTATTGTAATTTGAAGATGAGTTTGTCTTCTATATCCATAATTTATTGCATTTTCAATAATTGGCTGCAGGAGTAATTTTGGAACATATATTTTCTTTACTTCAGGCTCAACCTCGATTGTATATTCTAGACGATCTTTAAATCTAAATTTATGCAACTTTAGATAGTCCAGAATATAATCTAAATCTTTTTCAAATGGCACATTGTTTTCATCATTGTTTATGCTATACCTTAATAACCGTGAGATAGAAAAGATGATTTCTTGTGCTTGTTCTATATTTACAAACATCGTATACCTTAATGTCTCCAACACATTAAAAATGAAGTGTGGATTAAATTGGCTTTGCAACATTTTTATTTCATTTTTCCTTCTAATCTCGGATAACTCTTTATTTTTTAAGTTCAATTCATTTAATCGGTCTAACATCGAATTATATCGATTTGCTAGAACTTCAAATTCATCACCAGTAGTTATTTTCACATAGGATTTCATGTCACCCGTCTCCAGACGAGAAACCGCTGTAAAGAGCTTGTCAATAGATTCCACATTCTTAGCAGACATTTTTTCTGCTAAGCTTCTCAATAGAAAAAATAACAACCCGCACACCACTAAAATGAAAATTATATAAAGTATAATTATTAAACTTCCATACTTAACATTTTTCAAAG includes the following:
- a CDS encoding CPBP family intramembrane glutamic endopeptidase, producing MFKNESGQIRAGWLVLLAFTALIIVQQLFALPGAILLIFTEAPSLINGETGTPDIMAALDTHPWIFLLVQGGGSVGAILITYLLWRFINKGTIKQLGFRGSVKDLWFGLFLGAISITVIFIVLLATGNVTLMNPLSSPQFSVYTISFLILFILVGFSEEMFFRGYVMSTLASRGNKKWVIYVASALIFSIAHGLNPNVSMLGLTNIAVVGVLFAYMFYATNSLWLPIGYHITWNYFQGNVFGFAVSGTAPNGIYSVETIAGRDWLTGGAFGLEGGLMATLLILVGFVATRGYCRWRGYEHEENTLN
- a CDS encoding response regulator — translated: MYKVLIIEDEDMIREGLKYMIDWLSYDCVVAGEASNGVEGLEKIEQLKPDIVLLDINMPLKTGIELLEENDWKYSFSTIILSGYEDFTYAKKGIEFSVTDYLLKPVHHKELIEAVERAKETVLLKKQYQILQENSEAMDNFSVLNLSLLNEINNKQSHIKQIIDYIQDNYSQKISMDDLINELEMSATYINNKIKESTTYTFNELLNRYRIQRAIEIISIGQEKISTVALDVGFSDYRYFIKVFKRYTNALPSDFVNYYKN
- a CDS encoding sensor histidine kinase; this translates as MLRKKKRSFKEATRFLFLKYTVIPIFVVMILFCLFTIFVFKIKIVHDANKSAKNVESGIMAVYNTYIEEINRMSELDTVITNLRTKRNNHMVYEEFYNFNNRQEVKSVFHLVDNRDVILASTTTSKKELDNEIINEIIPSIERNLDEILIDARQTQYSHGKTTVFTIGKAIKREDQILGYLVFQLFEKDLQRLIFGEKADIVVVTDKYDQIIVSTNSIVKGLMNKFIPEKTGNSEVKIMNERYFMNEIVTANKVFTIYTLKNVKYGSLIIILYIIFILVVCGLLFFLLRSLAEKMSAKNVESIDKLFTAVSRLETGDMKSYVKITTGDEFEVLANRYNSMLDRLNELNLKNKELSEIRRKNEIKMLQSQFNPHFIFNVLETLRYTMFVNIEQAQEIIFSISRLLRYSINNDENNVPFEKDLDYILDYLKLHKFRFKDRLEYTIEVEPEVKKIYVPKLLLQPIIENAINYGYRRQTHLQITIRGVVIGDYVSFTVEDNGGGIDQEKLTEIRVKLYDKVQRTGDSGIGLENSHRRVILQYGEEYGLTIESIDNAFTKVNVKIPYSKGADNDV